The following are encoded in a window of Halosolutus halophilus genomic DNA:
- a CDS encoding M48 family metalloprotease: MTLRLRICAVLGVFVAVNALFAFALLWAYGVLLPGIVAGSIVYARHGTVGFDLLQAPVSWPAFLLLVAGFLAAQTYYGYRRVLSGTSGDTGDAEHAVARIVRRLAMTADVPDPAVRVVDDDAPSCYTVGRLTDATIVVTTGLVDRLDADELEAVLAHEIAHVANRDVTLMTITTLFVEIADRAYHAARLARRALSDPDALSTRGTVAIQWFLPLVALTYVFVAPILWAFPAIANRATRTLSHAREFAADAAAARITGEPLALATALVTLAETTTTPETDLRVAGLRALCIVPADPVTGDGTTSVPDLDRPIDAARRRERVTSWLEGTTPSDPVDAGSDTHPPVDARVRRLQALAAELEGVS, from the coding sequence ATGACCCTCCGACTGCGGATCTGTGCCGTCCTCGGAGTGTTCGTCGCGGTAAACGCCCTGTTCGCCTTCGCGCTGCTGTGGGCGTACGGCGTTCTGCTCCCGGGGATCGTCGCCGGGAGCATCGTCTACGCCCGCCACGGCACCGTCGGATTCGACCTCCTCCAGGCCCCCGTCTCGTGGCCCGCATTCCTGCTCCTGGTCGCGGGCTTCCTCGCGGCGCAGACGTACTACGGGTATCGGCGCGTCCTCTCGGGCACCAGCGGCGACACCGGCGACGCTGAGCACGCGGTCGCGCGGATCGTCCGCCGACTGGCGATGACCGCCGACGTGCCCGACCCGGCCGTTCGCGTCGTCGACGACGACGCACCGAGCTGTTACACCGTCGGTCGGCTCACCGACGCGACGATCGTTGTCACGACGGGGCTGGTCGACCGACTCGACGCCGACGAACTCGAGGCCGTCCTCGCCCACGAGATCGCCCACGTCGCGAACCGCGACGTGACGCTGATGACGATCACGACGCTGTTCGTCGAAATCGCGGATCGAGCCTATCACGCGGCACGGCTCGCCCGTCGGGCGCTGTCCGACCCGGACGCGCTGTCGACCCGGGGAACCGTCGCGATCCAGTGGTTTCTCCCACTGGTCGCGCTAACGTACGTCTTCGTCGCGCCGATCCTGTGGGCGTTTCCCGCCATCGCTAACCGGGCGACCCGAACCCTCTCGCACGCCCGGGAGTTCGCCGCGGACGCGGCGGCCGCGCGGATCACCGGCGAGCCACTCGCGCTCGCGACCGCACTGGTGACGCTCGCCGAGACGACGACCACGCCGGAGACGGACCTCCGCGTGGCGGGCCTGCGCGCGTTGTGTATCGTGCCGGCGGACCCCGTCACCGGCGACGGGACGACGTCGGTCCCGGATCTCGATCGGCCGATCGACGCCGCACGGCGGCGCGAGCGCGTAACGTCGTGGCTCGAGGGAACCACGCCGTCGGATCCCGTCGACGCGGGGTCCGACACGCACCCGCCCGTCGACGCCCGCGTCCGGCGACTCCAGGCACTGGCCGCCGAACTGGAGGGGGTATCGTGA
- a CDS encoding DUF4129 domain-containing protein yields MTGTRRVLFALGCVVCLLAVATALPAADPRLDPPGDPGGEPTAGEWDSIDGTPEFDTTPPDDRAGATDTDDADDDPISPDIEIDGPIEPGNEVRVEIDDIGPFNERTVEVNGQPAGKTDWRRIDLVVPYAEEMTVSVPEDNVSRTVDVETDATIETHDGAVPDREFELSAAVGSTPVTNATVSLDGHPVATTDEDGRATVTLPETAGPAHLRVERGPVEGNHTVDVAEPTVRFVSPLLFPGSPAPVQVSADGDAVPDATVSLADGGTSTTGADGRARVWLPIEDEATVTAEVGAETATATVGNLYRRLAALVVLVPGFLVGGSMTYLRFVATRERRRGAALVGTFVVLADVLAGLSDAFAALADLLRGIDRPSISLPAFTVPRPGFEWQFPSVGPALASFGSALGTVPSLGSLLSSPGRGGGSPLPESPLRKVFGSDDAESDAPTDSAAAGPALADEPLAPRGPRAEIRAAWHAVLDRLDVVDRETATPGAVARRALADGFPAEPVSRLVTVVREVEYGGRDPSPDRVARARAAATELLDHDPDEGGST; encoded by the coding sequence GTGACCGGAACGCGACGAGTGCTGTTCGCCCTCGGCTGTGTCGTGTGTCTGCTCGCCGTCGCCACCGCGCTCCCCGCGGCCGATCCGCGACTCGACCCGCCCGGGGATCCCGGCGGGGAACCGACCGCCGGCGAGTGGGACTCGATCGACGGAACGCCCGAGTTCGATACGACGCCGCCGGACGATCGGGCGGGCGCGACCGATACGGACGACGCGGACGACGATCCGATCTCCCCCGACATCGAGATCGACGGCCCGATCGAACCGGGCAACGAGGTGCGGGTCGAGATCGACGACATCGGCCCGTTCAACGAGCGGACCGTCGAGGTGAACGGCCAACCGGCCGGAAAGACGGACTGGAGACGGATAGATCTCGTCGTGCCGTACGCCGAGGAGATGACCGTCTCGGTTCCCGAGGACAACGTCTCGCGAACGGTCGACGTCGAGACGGACGCGACGATCGAGACGCACGACGGGGCGGTCCCGGACCGCGAGTTCGAACTCTCGGCCGCGGTCGGATCGACGCCGGTCACAAACGCGACCGTGTCGCTCGACGGCCATCCCGTCGCGACCACAGACGAGGACGGACGGGCCACCGTGACGCTCCCCGAGACGGCCGGTCCGGCCCACCTGCGCGTCGAACGCGGGCCGGTCGAGGGCAACCACACCGTCGACGTCGCCGAACCGACGGTGCGGTTCGTCTCTCCCCTGCTGTTCCCCGGCTCTCCGGCCCCCGTGCAGGTGTCGGCGGACGGAGACGCCGTCCCGGACGCGACGGTATCGCTCGCGGACGGCGGCACGAGCACGACCGGCGCAGACGGTCGGGCGCGAGTGTGGCTGCCGATCGAGGACGAGGCGACCGTGACCGCCGAGGTCGGGGCCGAAACCGCGACGGCGACCGTCGGGAACCTCTACCGTCGGCTGGCCGCGCTGGTCGTGCTCGTCCCCGGATTCCTCGTCGGCGGATCGATGACCTACCTGCGGTTCGTCGCGACTCGCGAGCGCCGTCGGGGGGCGGCGCTCGTTGGAACGTTCGTCGTACTCGCGGACGTCCTCGCGGGGCTCTCCGACGCGTTCGCGGCACTCGCCGACCTGCTCCGGGGGATCGACCGGCCGTCGATATCGCTGCCCGCGTTCACGGTTCCGCGGCCGGGATTCGAGTGGCAGTTCCCGTCAGTCGGCCCGGCTCTCGCGTCGTTCGGCAGCGCGCTCGGGACGGTACCGTCGCTCGGATCGCTCCTCAGTTCGCCGGGGCGGGGCGGCGGATCGCCGCTCCCCGAGTCGCCACTCCGCAAGGTCTTCGGCTCCGACGACGCCGAATCCGACGCTCCGACCGATTCCGCGGCGGCCGGTCCCGCGCTGGCGGACGAACCGCTCGCTCCCCGCGGGCCGCGTGCGGAGATCCGGGCGGCGTGGCACGCGGTCCTCGATCGGCTCGACGTGGTCGACCGCGAGACGGCGACGCCGGGAGCGGTCGCCCGCCGTGCGCTCGCCGACGGGTTCCCGGCCGAACCCGTCTCCCGACTCGTCACGGTCGTCCGCGAGGTCGAGTACGGTGGCCGCGACCCGTCGCCGGATCGGGTGGCGCGTGCACGGGCGGCGGCGACCGAGTTGCTCGATCACGATCCTGACGAGGGGGGATCGACGTGA
- a CDS encoding DUF7269 family protein: MSRRSSGGSGLADRFVEIDPDRVATAVVVGGTGLAIGAVLLGGFVPTGRLLVGLLYSLAALFPILGLAIAGYALGWVWTVGPSSRGAMLEDDPPEAGVTRTDYRVGRETAQLLDTAAGDWYRCWPSESTADVRRRLVDGATRVLTTKRGFAPEAAREAVESGTWTGDPVAAAFLADDLRQPVRERLHAAIDPGAAYQRRVRRTLAAIEAIDDGRSGIESADADSRDGPEVAR, encoded by the coding sequence GTGAGCCGCCGATCGTCCGGGGGATCGGGACTGGCCGACCGGTTCGTCGAGATCGATCCGGATCGAGTCGCAACCGCGGTCGTCGTCGGTGGGACCGGGCTGGCGATCGGCGCGGTGCTACTCGGGGGCTTCGTTCCGACCGGGCGATTGCTCGTCGGATTGCTGTATTCGCTTGCGGCGCTGTTCCCGATTCTCGGACTCGCGATCGCGGGCTACGCGCTCGGGTGGGTCTGGACCGTCGGCCCGTCGAGCCGCGGTGCGATGCTCGAGGACGACCCCCCCGAGGCGGGCGTCACGCGTACCGACTACCGGGTCGGTCGCGAGACGGCGCAGCTCCTCGACACCGCGGCGGGTGACTGGTATCGGTGTTGGCCGTCCGAGTCGACCGCGGACGTTCGCCGCCGCCTCGTCGACGGCGCGACTCGCGTTCTCACCACGAAACGCGGCTTCGCGCCGGAGGCGGCCCGCGAGGCCGTAGAGTCGGGGACGTGGACCGGTGACCCGGTCGCCGCCGCGTTCCTCGCGGACGACCTGCGCCAGCCGGTCCGCGAACGGTTGCACGCGGCGATCGATCCCGGGGCGGCGTATCAGCGCCGCGTCCGGCGCACGCTCGCCGCGATCGAGGCGATCGACGACGGCAGATCGGGGATCGAGTCGGCCGACGCGGACTCGCGGGACGGGCCGGAGGTGGCTCGATGA
- a CDS encoding DUF58 domain-containing protein produces the protein MSDRAVDRLDRGEWAVATALALAGVGIAVGSQLLVVAATLPLWYVAATVLGSRQRAMVRVRRRLVDGDEAVGSESALVGDPGDTVTVRTTVQNAGSDPIVDLRVVDGVPETLPVVSGTPRACVTLDPLETATLEYEVELRRGEHRFDDATIRTRDLTGTVAETWTASVMGDEAVRCSPVVESVPLGGGTNDYAGEVPTDEGGSGVEFYSVREYEPGDPVGAIDWRRYAGTRDLATVEYRAERATRIVCVVDARPSQFRAATTAHLPAVDLSADAAERTVETLVDAGHPTGVVGIGDRRLATVPPGTDPATRRRATDLLAATRRSGGIRGESVRKRVCDPVEELPRTLPGEAQVYLFSSFVDDAPIDLVERLRTHGYAVRVVAPDVTDDADDVATRLQALDRGTRLARARATGARVVDWDLDRPLGLVLGDAIGEVGDR, from the coding sequence ATGAGCGACCGCGCCGTCGACAGGCTCGATCGCGGCGAGTGGGCCGTCGCCACCGCGCTCGCGCTCGCGGGCGTCGGGATCGCCGTCGGGAGTCAGTTACTCGTCGTCGCTGCCACGCTCCCGCTGTGGTACGTCGCTGCGACCGTCCTCGGGAGCCGCCAGCGGGCGATGGTTCGGGTTCGCCGACGGCTCGTCGACGGTGACGAGGCCGTCGGATCGGAATCCGCTCTCGTCGGCGATCCCGGTGACACCGTTACGGTGCGGACGACCGTCCAGAACGCCGGCTCGGACCCGATCGTCGACCTGCGCGTCGTCGACGGCGTTCCCGAGACGCTGCCGGTCGTTTCCGGCACCCCGAGAGCGTGTGTCACCCTCGACCCGCTCGAGACGGCGACCCTCGAGTACGAGGTCGAACTTCGCCGCGGCGAGCATCGCTTCGACGACGCGACGATCCGAACGCGGGACCTCACGGGAACGGTGGCCGAGACGTGGACGGCGAGCGTGATGGGTGACGAGGCGGTCCGCTGTTCGCCGGTCGTCGAGTCGGTGCCACTCGGGGGTGGGACGAACGACTACGCGGGCGAGGTGCCGACGGACGAGGGCGGCAGCGGCGTCGAGTTCTACTCCGTCCGGGAGTACGAACCGGGCGATCCGGTCGGCGCGATCGACTGGCGGCGGTACGCCGGAACCCGGGACCTGGCGACCGTCGAGTACCGCGCCGAACGGGCGACGCGGATCGTCTGCGTCGTCGACGCCCGCCCGAGCCAGTTTCGCGCGGCGACGACCGCTCACCTCCCCGCGGTCGACCTGTCGGCCGACGCTGCCGAGCGAACGGTCGAGACGCTGGTCGACGCGGGCCACCCGACCGGCGTCGTCGGCATCGGTGATCGGCGACTGGCGACCGTCCCGCCGGGGACCGACCCCGCGACGCGACGGCGCGCGACGGACCTGCTGGCCGCGACGCGGCGATCGGGTGGGATCCGCGGGGAGTCCGTCCGGAAGCGAGTCTGCGACCCGGTCGAGGAACTCCCCCGGACGCTTCCCGGGGAAGCGCAGGTGTACCTCTTCTCCTCGTTCGTGGACGACGCACCGATCGACCTCGTCGAACGGCTCCGAACGCACGGGTACGCCGTTCGCGTCGTCGCGCCGGACGTCACCGACGACGCCGACGACGTCGCGACGCGACTGCAGGCGCTCGATCGCGGGACCCGACTCGCGAGGGCTCGCGCCACCGGTGCCCGGGTCGTCGACTGGGATCTCGACCGTCCGCTCGGGCTGGTACTGGGCGATGCCATCGGGGAGGTGGGTGACCGATGA
- a CDS encoding AAA family ATPase, giving the protein MSIADTASTAEAVVDEVLSAVVADRTVLEEVTAGILARGHVLLEDVPGTGKTLTARSLATALGLKFSRIQFTPDLMPSDVTGSYVFEEETGEFHFTPGPVFANVVLADEINRAPPKTQSALLEAMEERQVTVDGETHDLPDPFVVIATQNPVEQEGTFELPEAQRDRFMIKTSLGYPDADGTRELIDRRADRDRPDPTVEPIVDRETVRELQRVPEAVTVEGPVRDYIGAVCRATRTDGRVDVGVSPRGVQRLFEVSRARAVLEGRDYVVPDDVAHIAAPALAHRLVLTPEASVDGVSRRTVVDAVLDDVEVPAMEPPSAEQ; this is encoded by the coding sequence ATGTCAATCGCCGACACCGCATCGACGGCGGAGGCCGTCGTCGACGAAGTGCTCTCCGCAGTCGTCGCCGATCGAACCGTCCTCGAGGAGGTAACCGCCGGGATCCTCGCCCGCGGTCACGTCCTACTCGAGGACGTTCCCGGGACGGGCAAGACGCTAACGGCCCGGTCGCTCGCCACCGCGCTCGGACTGAAGTTCTCCCGAATTCAGTTCACGCCCGACCTCATGCCCTCCGACGTCACCGGCTCGTACGTCTTCGAGGAGGAGACCGGCGAGTTCCACTTCACCCCCGGCCCGGTGTTCGCGAACGTCGTCCTCGCCGACGAGATCAACCGCGCCCCGCCCAAGACGCAGTCCGCGCTGCTGGAAGCGATGGAGGAACGGCAGGTGACGGTCGACGGCGAGACCCACGATCTCCCGGACCCGTTCGTCGTCATCGCGACGCAAAACCCCGTCGAACAGGAGGGAACGTTCGAACTCCCGGAAGCCCAGCGCGATCGCTTCATGATCAAGACCTCGCTGGGCTACCCCGACGCCGACGGGACGCGCGAACTGATCGACCGGCGGGCCGACCGCGACCGCCCGGATCCGACCGTCGAACCGATCGTCGATCGCGAGACCGTCCGCGAACTCCAGCGCGTCCCAGAGGCCGTCACCGTCGAGGGGCCGGTGCGCGACTACATCGGCGCGGTCTGTCGCGCCACCCGGACCGACGGTCGCGTCGACGTCGGCGTCTCGCCCCGCGGCGTCCAGCGGCTGTTCGAGGTGAGTCGGGCGCGAGCCGTCCTCGAGGGGCGCGACTACGTCGTTCCGGACGACGTCGCGCACATCGCCGCTCCCGCGCTCGCCCATCGACTCGTCCTGACGCCCGAGGCCAGCGTCGACGGCGTCTCCCGACGCACGGTCGTCGACGCCGTGCTGGACGACGTCGAGGTACCGGCGATGGAGCCGCCGTCAGCGGAACAGTAA
- a CDS encoding AI-2E family transporter has translation MNLSKGYLLALVGIFAYLSLQLVLPFLQYVLGALLIAFILFPLQVRLENYVSPTVAAFALLVLAIVGFIVPFVVVATAIAGDVARLLQGIDPEALQLAEIERLIAEETGREVDLAEQLTGSAEQIGTILLDQTTTWFSAATHALVGLGVMLFLLYYLLKDGTRLMGWIRTVTPLPDDVQNDLYSELSEVMWAVLAGHVLIALIQGVIAGFGLFATGIPNAAFWTFIMVILSLIPLVGAPLVWLPAVGYLLVIGEPLLALALAVYSTIVVGISDDYLRPIVVDRYAQISPAVIMLGVLGGIYGFGIMGLFFGPVIAGALIATVNVVDDNYDRLENESDTI, from the coding sequence GTGAACCTCAGCAAGGGGTATCTCCTCGCGCTCGTCGGCATCTTCGCGTACCTCTCGTTACAACTGGTCCTTCCGTTCCTCCAGTACGTCCTCGGTGCCCTCCTCATCGCGTTCATCCTCTTTCCCCTCCAGGTGCGACTCGAGAACTACGTCTCGCCGACGGTCGCCGCGTTCGCGCTCCTCGTCCTCGCGATCGTCGGCTTCATCGTCCCGTTCGTCGTCGTGGCGACGGCGATCGCCGGCGACGTCGCCCGGCTCCTCCAGGGGATCGACCCCGAAGCGCTGCAGTTGGCGGAAATCGAGAGACTGATCGCGGAGGAGACGGGGCGGGAGGTCGACCTGGCGGAGCAACTAACCGGGTCGGCAGAGCAGATCGGGACGATCCTGCTCGACCAGACGACGACGTGGTTCAGCGCGGCCACCCACGCTCTGGTCGGTCTCGGCGTCATGCTCTTTCTGCTCTATTACCTGCTGAAAGACGGCACTCGACTCATGGGGTGGATCAGGACGGTGACGCCGCTTCCCGACGACGTCCAGAACGACCTCTACAGCGAACTGAGCGAGGTGATGTGGGCCGTGCTCGCCGGCCACGTCCTGATCGCGCTCATCCAGGGCGTCATCGCGGGGTTCGGGCTGTTCGCCACCGGGATTCCGAACGCGGCGTTCTGGACGTTCATCATGGTGATCCTCTCGCTGATCCCGCTGGTCGGTGCACCGCTCGTGTGGCTCCCCGCGGTCGGCTACCTGCTGGTGATAGGGGAGCCACTCCTCGCGCTGGCACTCGCCGTCTACAGCACTATCGTCGTCGGGATCTCTGACGACTATCTGCGTCCGATCGTCGTCGATCGGTACGCCCAGATCAGCCCCGCCGTCATCATGCTCGGCGTGCTCGGCGGGATCTACGGCTTCGGTATCATGGGCCTCTTCTTCGGGCCCGTCATCGCCGGCGCGCTGATCGCGACGGTCAACGTCGTCGACGACAACTACGATCGACTCGAGAACGAGTCGGACACGATCTGA
- a CDS encoding DUF547 domain-containing protein: MSTQLDPLSLSADLLYTVKTEGDTDWLRTRLASLDRSRLGRALSTRERKLSFWLNCYNAYTQLLLEEDDDRALLEGGLLDRWRFVVRDRIPVGGVWLSLNDIEHGMLRSSKHPWGFGYVPRPFPSTFERRFRLAECDSRIHFALPRSAEHCPPITVYSPADVDEDLDIAIEWYLEENVHYDPDRHVATVPRLFRRYRGDFGGKRGVVEFLREYNAIPDDAMPSLDYERGGRTSSIDAEVLRR, encoded by the coding sequence ATGTCGACCCAGCTCGACCCCCTCTCACTCTCGGCCGATCTCCTGTACACGGTCAAAACGGAGGGTGACACCGACTGGTTGCGAACGCGGCTCGCGTCGCTCGATCGATCACGGCTCGGGCGGGCACTGTCGACGCGCGAGCGCAAACTCTCCTTCTGGCTCAACTGCTACAACGCGTACACCCAGTTACTGCTGGAGGAAGACGACGATCGGGCGTTGCTCGAGGGCGGACTCCTCGATCGCTGGCGGTTCGTCGTCCGCGATCGAATTCCCGTCGGCGGCGTCTGGCTCAGTCTCAACGACATCGAACACGGCATGCTCCGCAGTTCGAAACACCCCTGGGGGTTCGGCTACGTCCCCCGGCCGTTCCCGTCGACGTTCGAGCGCCGGTTCCGGCTTGCGGAGTGTGACTCGCGAATCCACTTCGCGTTGCCGCGGAGTGCCGAGCACTGTCCGCCGATCACCGTTTACTCTCCCGCCGACGTCGACGAGGACTTGGACATCGCGATCGAGTGGTATCTGGAGGAGAACGTCCACTACGACCCCGATCGGCACGTCGCGACGGTCCCGCGACTCTTTCGGCGCTACCGCGGCGACTTCGGCGGGAAACGCGGCGTGGTGGAGTTCCTGCGGGAGTACAACGCCATCCCGGACGACGCGATGCCGTCGCTCGACTACGAGCGGGGTGGCCGGACCTCGTCGATCGACGCCGAGGTACTTCGACGCTGA
- a CDS encoding YegP family protein has protein sequence MSDPEPEPEPEFELEQAYDREELAAVVDEIAAALDGGHTLQLHTPARRLNVDFPRRLVAELRAERADDAEPATADLELALEWDDPGGSSIRVETVAEDETTGEPDEPTTGSDDQSEDPAAAMMPPEAVTGDRRGESADEPDDRQSSGTERTSRFEVYQDRAGEWRWRLVHWNGNILADSGEGYTSRSNAKRAARGVMRAVPTATIEETES, from the coding sequence ATGTCCGATCCGGAGCCGGAGCCAGAGCCGGAGTTCGAACTCGAGCAGGCGTACGATCGAGAGGAGCTGGCTGCAGTCGTCGACGAGATCGCGGCCGCCCTCGACGGCGGGCACACGCTCCAGCTTCACACGCCAGCGCGACGGCTCAACGTCGACTTCCCGCGCCGGCTGGTCGCCGAACTCCGGGCCGAACGGGCCGACGACGCCGAACCGGCGACGGCCGATCTCGAACTCGCACTCGAGTGGGACGATCCCGGCGGGTCGAGTATTCGCGTCGAGACCGTCGCGGAGGACGAGACGACCGGCGAACCCGACGAGCCGACGACGGGCAGCGATGACCAGTCGGAGGACCCGGCGGCGGCGATGATGCCGCCGGAGGCAGTGACCGGCGATCGACGGGGCGAGTCCGCTGACGAACCGGACGACCGCCAGTCGTCCGGAACCGAGCGAACCAGTCGCTTCGAGGTGTACCAGGATCGGGCCGGCGAGTGGCGCTGGCGACTCGTTCACTGGAACGGCAACATCCTCGCCGACAGCGGCGAGGGCTACACCTCGCGATCGAACGCGAAACGCGCAGCCAGGGGCGTCATGCGAGCAGTACCGACCGCCACGATCGAGGAGACGGAGTCGTAG
- a CDS encoding HNH endonuclease, whose product MTSREWRGDRRAVFERDEYTCRNCGATGGDEEPTTVRTYPVGDVPLEGTVHESSLVTVCSRCFTALQESDALSGLSADRDDLFRLVRDTTRTQGATISDVASFASLVTSLPTALAETDADDDGPRDHASEYVETRQDVLLAIDVVDARLDRLRAVETAELDPEVASPLETVSETATTLQSDLREVVDLGETVVSGLDRCYGCFVPLEESAGNGSGTCGTCGLEPRATDDWHRSEGDGVAFERLFSSINDRLRGTSTTTEALTDRTMALAETLLEE is encoded by the coding sequence GTGACTTCCCGCGAGTGGCGTGGCGATCGGCGAGCCGTGTTCGAACGAGACGAGTACACGTGCCGCAACTGCGGTGCGACCGGCGGCGACGAGGAACCGACGACCGTCCGGACGTACCCGGTCGGCGACGTCCCGCTGGAAGGGACGGTCCACGAGAGTTCACTCGTGACGGTCTGCTCACGGTGTTTCACGGCGCTACAGGAGTCGGACGCGCTCTCGGGACTGTCGGCCGATCGGGACGACCTGTTTCGACTCGTCCGCGATACGACCCGCACGCAGGGGGCGACCATCTCCGACGTCGCCTCGTTCGCGTCGCTCGTGACGTCGTTGCCGACCGCACTCGCCGAGACCGATGCGGACGACGACGGACCCCGCGACCACGCCTCCGAGTACGTCGAGACTCGCCAGGACGTCCTGCTGGCGATCGACGTCGTCGACGCGCGACTCGATCGTCTCCGGGCGGTCGAGACGGCCGAACTGGATCCCGAAGTGGCGTCACCGCTCGAGACGGTGTCGGAGACGGCCACGACCCTCCAGTCGGACCTCCGCGAGGTCGTCGACCTGGGCGAGACGGTCGTCTCTGGACTCGATCGGTGCTACGGCTGTTTCGTGCCGCTCGAGGAATCCGCCGGGAACGGGTCCGGGACCTGTGGAACGTGCGGGCTCGAGCCGCGTGCGACCGACGACTGGCACCGATCCGAGGGGGACGGAGTGGCGTTCGAGCGCCTCTTTTCGTCGATCAACGATCGGCTCCGGGGGACCTCCACGACGACCGAGGCGCTGACCGATCGGACGATGGCACTGGCCGAGACGCTCCTCGAGGAGTGA
- a CDS encoding nucleoside phosphorylase, with the protein MATQPHLLVDDGDVADIALIPGDPGRVDRIADHCDRAETIAQNREYKVVNATYEGRELTICSTGIGCPSAAIAIEELANVGVETFIRVGTTGALQSEIEIGDMIVATGAAKNEGTSKRYEAVEYPAVPDYDVLSALVDSAEAHEERAAAQAADGASGEAAGRVHVGPIASDDAYYAETESYVDDWEAAGLLSVEMEAAAVFSLARRKGLRAGAICTADGNLVEGTQKGTDTEDDELPEKAKNNVGRAIDIALAAATEL; encoded by the coding sequence ATGGCAACCCAACCACACCTGCTGGTCGACGACGGGGACGTCGCAGACATCGCCCTCATTCCGGGGGACCCCGGACGCGTCGATCGGATCGCCGACCACTGTGACCGGGCCGAGACGATCGCCCAGAACCGCGAGTACAAGGTCGTCAACGCGACCTACGAGGGGCGGGAGCTGACGATCTGTTCGACGGGCATCGGCTGTCCGTCGGCAGCGATCGCGATCGAGGAACTGGCGAACGTCGGGGTCGAGACGTTCATCCGCGTCGGGACGACCGGGGCCCTCCAGTCGGAGATCGAGATCGGCGACATGATCGTCGCGACCGGGGCCGCGAAGAACGAGGGGACCTCGAAGCGGTACGAAGCGGTCGAGTACCCCGCCGTGCCGGACTACGACGTGCTGTCGGCGCTCGTCGACTCCGCCGAAGCGCACGAGGAGCGCGCGGCCGCTCAGGCCGCGGATGGGGCGAGCGGCGAAGCCGCGGGCCGAGTCCACGTCGGCCCGATCGCCTCGGACGACGCCTACTACGCCGAAACCGAGTCCTACGTCGACGACTGGGAGGCCGCGGGGCTCCTGTCGGTCGAGATGGAAGCCGCCGCCGTCTTCTCGCTGGCCCGGCGGAAGGGGCTTCGCGCCGGCGCGATCTGTACCGCCGACGGCAACCTCGTCGAGGGCACCCAGAAGGGCACCGACACCGAGGACGACGAACTCCCGGAGAAGGCGAAGAACAACGTCGGTCGCGCGATCGACATCGCGCTCGCGGCCGCGACGGAACTGTAA
- a CDS encoding HalOD1 output domain-containing protein — MTERRRSKSHGCELGRRIRYEPSPDEPLSIAAATALARYHDEDVTTASTRLYDYVDPEALDALFADTCNGTTRSNGSVEFDADGLVMTITPERVEVRSAD, encoded by the coding sequence ATGACGGAACGAAGGAGAAGCAAGTCCCACGGATGCGAACTCGGTCGTCGCATCCGCTACGAGCCGAGTCCAGACGAACCGCTGAGTATCGCCGCTGCGACGGCGCTGGCACGCTACCACGACGAAGACGTCACGACCGCCAGTACGCGGCTCTACGATTACGTCGACCCGGAAGCGCTCGACGCCCTCTTCGCCGACACCTGCAACGGGACCACTCGGTCGAACGGATCGGTCGAGTTCGACGCCGATGGACTGGTGATGACGATTACGCCCGAGCGCGTCGAGGTGAGGTCGGCGGACTGA